One Terriglobia bacterium DNA segment encodes these proteins:
- a CDS encoding protein kinase, which yields MSMRQNETMALSSGKRLGPYEVLAPLGAGGMGEVYRARDNRLGRDVAIKVLPSETLDPERLQRFLREARAASQLNHPNVVAIHDISRHEALHFIVMEYVDGKTLCDAIPPDGWDAATVIAHAHQIVAALVKAHALGIVHRDLKPANIMLTADLVIKVLDFGLAKLDDQGGTAGSAVTAETEPGVILGTAAYMSPEQAVGRPVDARSDIFSLGLVLYEMLTGQRAFRSNNAITTLAAIVSQEPRPLREAAPQIPGDLERIVSRCLRKETDKRFQTALDLKLALEDLGRTGSAVCEPTTIPSIAVLPFSNLSSDKENEYFSDGLAEDILNALTQLQGLRVIARASAFAFRGREHALGEIAEKLKVNNILQGSVRRAGSRVRVTAQLINVADASQLWSERYDRDMTDIFVIQDEVAQAIVEKLKVRFEAGAGGPLVPLVKHYTENLEAHSLYLKGVFHIRQFTPDNMAEGREYLKEAVAIEPGHARAWVQLAEFHIHRSMSAFGLPGEDMSQALDAARHAVAADKDLGAAQAALCLVHGFYEHRWTEALAQIREAAHLPPTFWYFVWGGNIWLTNGRLDEAERSYHKALELDPLSSLPHYLLAFLNINRGRYEHALRHAIHACDLNANAGSLAMLGEAYSGLGRLDEGVEWLEKARQSIPTTPGFMGYLGFAYVRAGRRAEAERLLAEWEETRRHRFVCAFAPALCAVALGNTERALDWLDTGVEDCDPWLGFMPSAAHFAPLRSHPRFLEIIKRVNLPSFS from the coding sequence ATGAGCATGCGGCAAAACGAAACGATGGCTCTCTCCAGCGGCAAGCGTCTCGGTCCTTATGAAGTCCTCGCGCCGCTTGGCGCGGGCGGCATGGGTGAAGTGTATCGCGCGCGAGATAACCGTCTCGGCCGCGATGTCGCCATCAAAGTACTGCCTTCGGAAACGCTGGATCCGGAGCGTTTGCAGCGCTTCCTGCGCGAGGCGCGGGCTGCGTCGCAACTGAATCATCCCAATGTCGTCGCCATCCACGACATCAGCCGGCACGAGGCACTCCACTTCATCGTCATGGAATACGTCGACGGCAAGACCTTGTGCGATGCCATTCCGCCGGATGGATGGGACGCCGCGACCGTCATCGCTCATGCCCATCAGATCGTCGCGGCGTTGGTTAAGGCTCACGCCCTGGGCATCGTCCATCGCGACCTGAAGCCGGCGAACATTATGCTGACGGCCGATCTCGTCATCAAAGTTCTGGACTTCGGTCTGGCCAAACTCGACGATCAGGGTGGTACGGCCGGCAGCGCGGTGACGGCGGAGACGGAACCGGGCGTAATTCTCGGTACCGCCGCCTACATGTCTCCCGAACAAGCTGTGGGCCGTCCGGTCGATGCGCGTTCCGATATTTTCTCGCTCGGCCTTGTGCTTTACGAAATGCTGACAGGCCAGCGGGCGTTTCGCTCCAACAATGCAATAACCACGCTTGCGGCCATCGTCAGCCAGGAGCCGCGGCCGTTACGCGAAGCCGCACCGCAGATTCCAGGCGATCTCGAGCGCATCGTATCCAGATGCCTGCGCAAAGAAACGGACAAGCGTTTCCAGACCGCCTTGGATTTGAAACTGGCGCTGGAAGATCTCGGCAGAACGGGTTCGGCGGTTTGTGAACCAACCACAATTCCTTCGATTGCGGTGTTGCCCTTTTCGAACTTGAGTTCCGACAAGGAAAATGAATACTTCTCCGACGGCCTCGCGGAAGATATCCTCAACGCGCTTACCCAACTCCAGGGACTGCGTGTGATCGCCCGCGCTTCGGCATTCGCGTTTCGCGGGCGCGAGCATGCGCTCGGCGAGATCGCCGAGAAACTCAAAGTGAACAATATCCTGCAAGGCAGCGTGCGGCGGGCCGGGAGCCGCGTCCGGGTGACTGCGCAACTGATCAATGTAGCCGACGCATCGCAACTCTGGTCGGAACGCTACGATCGCGACATGACCGATATATTCGTCATTCAGGATGAAGTGGCTCAGGCAATTGTCGAGAAGCTGAAAGTAAGATTTGAAGCCGGGGCCGGCGGGCCGCTGGTTCCGCTGGTGAAGCATTACACGGAAAATCTGGAAGCCCACAGTCTGTACCTGAAGGGAGTCTTTCACATCCGCCAATTCACGCCGGACAACATGGCCGAAGGCCGCGAGTATCTCAAAGAGGCCGTCGCCATCGAACCCGGCCATGCCCGGGCCTGGGTGCAATTGGCGGAATTCCACATTCACAGGAGCATGAGCGCGTTCGGTCTGCCCGGCGAGGATATGTCTCAGGCATTGGACGCCGCCCGGCACGCGGTCGCCGCGGATAAGGATCTCGGCGCGGCTCAAGCAGCTCTGTGCCTGGTTCATGGCTTCTACGAGCATCGCTGGACCGAAGCTTTGGCTCAAATCAGGGAGGCCGCACATTTGCCGCCGACTTTCTGGTATTTCGTTTGGGGCGGCAACATCTGGTTGACGAATGGGCGGCTGGACGAAGCCGAGCGAAGCTACCATAAGGCCCTGGAGTTGGATCCGCTGTCTTCCCTCCCGCACTATCTTCTGGCTTTTTTGAACATCAACCGCGGCCGCTATGAGCATGCCCTTCGGCATGCCATCCATGCGTGCGATCTCAACGCCAATGCAGGGTCCCTCGCGATGCTTGGTGAAGCTTACTCGGGTCTCGGGCGCCTGGATGAAGGCGTGGAATGGCTGGAGAAGGCGCGGCAGTCCATTCCGACCACTCCGGGTTTTATGGGTTATCTCGGCTTCGCTTACGTGCGCGCAGGACGCCGCGCCGAAGCCGAGCGGCTGCTGGCGGAATGGGAAGAGACGCGGCGCCACAGGTTTGTATGCGCATTTGCGCCGGCGCTTTGTGCCGTGGCGCTGGGTAACACGGAGCGCGCCCTGGACTGGCTGGACACCGGCGTCGAGGACTGCGATCCGTGGCTGGGCTTTATGCCATCGGCCGCTCATTTTGCGCCACTGCGTTCGCATCCCCGCTTCCTTGAGATCATCAAGCGCGTGAATTTGCCCTCATTCTCGTGA
- a CDS encoding metallophosphoesterase translates to MKTLRFAFTIPLFYLLLSAAAPAAPERVVAIGDIHGDFDAFTGILQRAHLIDPMLRWAGENATLVQLGDFLDRGPKARQVMDLLMSLQKSAPRQGGRVIVLMGNHEAMNLYGDFRYVTANDYASFAQDRVSAKRHQTLYPGRPAGFSERCEALSADGIYGKWIRTLPAIVRINDSIFLHGGINPELASSTVEELNNSIAAEIRSFDAFKDYMVHRNLAQPCSTLDELISAARNGIKQAKGKDGDRMKAFLTYATWLSINPNGPLWFRGYAEWTDAEGAPQIEKLIKAFDVSRFVVGHTPQPGNIVSRFDGKVYLIDTGMLSGYVPGGRASALTILDGKITFIY, encoded by the coding sequence ATGAAGACGCTTCGATTTGCGTTCACGATTCCGCTCTTTTACCTTCTCCTTTCCGCCGCGGCGCCCGCTGCGCCAGAGCGTGTCGTCGCGATCGGCGATATTCACGGCGATTTCGACGCCTTCACCGGCATTCTGCAGCGTGCGCACCTGATCGATCCGATGCTCCGCTGGGCGGGGGAGAACGCCACGCTGGTTCAATTGGGCGATTTCCTCGATCGCGGTCCGAAAGCCCGCCAGGTTATGGATCTGCTGATGTCGCTTCAGAAAAGCGCGCCTCGTCAGGGCGGCCGCGTCATCGTCCTGATGGGAAATCATGAAGCGATGAACCTCTACGGCGACTTCCGGTACGTAACCGCAAACGACTATGCCTCATTCGCTCAGGACCGCGTTTCGGCAAAACGCCATCAGACCCTCTACCCCGGCCGGCCGGCCGGTTTCTCCGAACGCTGTGAGGCTTTGAGTGCCGACGGCATATACGGCAAGTGGATCCGCACATTGCCGGCCATCGTGCGGATTAACGATTCCATCTTTCTCCACGGCGGCATCAATCCCGAACTCGCTTCATCTACGGTTGAGGAATTGAACAATTCGATCGCGGCAGAGATTCGTTCGTTCGACGCATTCAAAGACTATATGGTTCATCGCAATCTCGCCCAGCCCTGCAGCACGCTGGACGAATTGATCTCAGCAGCCCGCAACGGAATCAAGCAGGCAAAAGGAAAAGACGGCGACCGGATGAAAGCATTTCTGACGTACGCCACCTGGCTGAGCATCAACCCCAACGGGCCACTTTGGTTTCGAGGGTATGCCGAATGGACGGATGCCGAGGGCGCTCCTCAAATCGAAAAACTGATTAAGGCGTTTGACGTCTCGCGATTCGTGGTCGGACACACGCCTCAACCCGGAAATATCGTTTCCCGCTTCGACGGCAAAGTCTACCTCATCGACACCGGAATGCTTTCCGGTTACGTCCCCGGCGGCCGGGCATCGGCACTGACCATTCTGGATGGAAAAATCACTTTCATTTATTAA
- a CDS encoding Npt1/Npt2 family nucleotide transporter, translating to MEKSLSFINRVFNLRPGDFARALPLFVYNLLIITFYAMGRAARVAIFLDHFKAVQLPYADMSVAVAAGFIVAPYIRAGRRASLPTLQTGCLLLFFANLIGFWWGLHVRNWTWLAPVFYVWVGICGVLTVAQVWTLANFVWNTREAKRRFGMLASGGIVGGIAGGFLTSWIARHHGTDALLLCMAGILPVCVALIRVVWKQKQETSGDPAAADDSETPRSLSDSFRLVRQSPHLKTIAALICLSSIVTTLGGWQLNAIAKDTLVKKDVMAAFLGSFTFYAGIASLVAQLLLTTKLLRRFGVGVALLILPLSLAGGSLAVLTWGTLWAAAILKGSDGVFRYSIDTSAVQLLYLPISGRIKVQVKSFIDTVVWKFGDGLAGLTLLVLATTLHWTPRQISWVNLFLLAVWIAVAVMARRQYVATLRENIQQVRIHPEQELVPVVDRFATNVFAEKLNSNDPNEVLYALSLFEMGQQAKGHSAIRALLEHPSPYVRTKSLSILNNANDHAVRHQVRGMMYDKDLAVRAEVLHYLSRHDEADPLTYVERPRDYSDFAIRSATFLFLNRPGEGQNTPVARMILDGMVTDLGNPELTADAVRTLTQLGDDAIVSLHDHLADTAVPVEIRIRIPNILLEIGTDPAAASLAENLIQPDPDLRTKVISSLNKLCDDRGRLAVDRSLVESAMTAEMMGHYRSYQILGKQNSGSSDKLKQSMAAELERIFRLMKLLFPSLDLQNAYDGIQSSDQTRHANALEFLDNTLNLHLRARLVPLIDSEVTLQERVRLADRFLGFTSA from the coding sequence ATGGAAAAATCACTTTCATTTATTAATCGCGTATTCAATCTGCGGCCGGGTGATTTCGCCCGTGCCCTGCCTTTATTCGTCTATAACCTCCTGATCATCACCTTTTACGCAATGGGACGGGCCGCTCGAGTCGCGATATTTCTCGACCATTTCAAAGCCGTGCAGCTTCCATATGCCGACATGTCGGTTGCAGTGGCCGCCGGTTTTATCGTCGCCCCGTATATTCGCGCAGGGCGCCGTGCCAGCCTGCCGACACTCCAGACGGGCTGCCTGCTTTTGTTCTTTGCGAACCTGATCGGCTTCTGGTGGGGACTTCACGTTCGGAACTGGACCTGGCTGGCGCCGGTCTTTTATGTCTGGGTTGGAATCTGCGGCGTTCTGACAGTGGCGCAAGTATGGACGCTGGCAAATTTCGTGTGGAACACGAGGGAAGCCAAGCGGCGGTTCGGAATGCTGGCGAGCGGAGGTATTGTCGGCGGCATCGCCGGAGGCTTTCTGACCAGCTGGATTGCCCGCCATCATGGGACGGACGCGCTGCTTCTCTGTATGGCGGGCATCCTGCCCGTCTGCGTCGCGCTTATCCGGGTTGTATGGAAGCAGAAGCAGGAGACCTCCGGCGATCCTGCTGCTGCCGATGATAGTGAGACACCGCGCAGCCTCAGCGACAGTTTCCGGCTGGTCCGCCAATCGCCGCACCTGAAGACGATCGCAGCGCTGATATGTCTTTCGTCGATTGTGACGACCCTGGGGGGCTGGCAGCTCAACGCGATCGCCAAGGACACACTCGTCAAAAAGGATGTGATGGCGGCGTTCCTCGGATCGTTTACCTTCTATGCCGGGATCGCTTCACTGGTGGCGCAATTGCTGCTCACGACCAAGCTGTTACGCCGGTTCGGTGTTGGAGTGGCGCTGTTGATCCTGCCGCTTTCGCTGGCTGGGGGTTCACTGGCTGTCCTGACCTGGGGCACGTTGTGGGCTGCCGCGATCCTGAAGGGCAGCGACGGAGTCTTCCGTTATTCCATCGACACATCCGCCGTTCAACTCCTCTACTTGCCGATTTCCGGACGAATCAAGGTTCAGGTGAAATCTTTCATCGATACCGTCGTCTGGAAATTCGGCGATGGGCTGGCCGGACTGACGCTCCTGGTGCTCGCGACGACTCTGCATTGGACTCCGCGGCAGATCAGCTGGGTCAATCTTTTCCTGCTCGCGGTCTGGATCGCAGTGGCTGTGATGGCGCGCAGGCAATATGTCGCAACTCTGCGTGAAAATATTCAGCAGGTTCGGATCCATCCGGAGCAGGAGTTGGTGCCGGTCGTGGATCGATTTGCCACGAACGTTTTCGCCGAGAAACTGAACTCGAACGATCCGAATGAAGTTCTCTACGCATTGAGTCTTTTCGAGATGGGGCAGCAGGCCAAAGGGCATTCCGCAATCCGCGCTCTGCTGGAGCATCCGTCTCCATACGTCCGGACCAAGTCGCTGTCGATTTTGAATAACGCGAATGACCACGCCGTGCGCCACCAGGTGCGCGGGATGATGTACGACAAGGATCTCGCGGTGCGGGCGGAAGTCCTGCATTATCTCAGCCGGCACGATGAAGCCGATCCGCTGACCTATGTCGAGCGGCCGCGGGATTATTCGGACTTCGCGATCCGATCCGCGACGTTTCTGTTCCTGAACCGGCCGGGTGAGGGCCAGAACACTCCGGTGGCAAGAATGATTCTCGACGGTATGGTTACAGATCTCGGCAATCCGGAATTGACGGCGGACGCCGTTCGGACACTCACGCAATTGGGCGACGATGCCATCGTCTCGTTGCACGACCATCTGGCCGACACCGCAGTGCCGGTAGAGATCAGAATCAGGATTCCGAATATTCTCCTGGAGATCGGCACGGACCCGGCGGCGGCGTCCCTTGCCGAAAATCTCATTCAGCCGGATCCGGACTTGCGGACGAAAGTGATCTCCTCACTGAACAAGCTTTGTGATGACAGGGGACGCCTCGCCGTCGACCGCAGTTTGGTCGAATCCGCCATGACCGCCGAAATGATGGGACATTACCGGTCGTACCAGATTCTGGGAAAACAGAACAGCGGCTCGAGCGACAAACTCAAACAATCGATGGCGGCGGAGCTGGAGCGGATTTTCCGCTTGATGAAACTGCTTTTTCCATCGCTCGATCTTCAAAATGCCTACGACGGAATTCAGTCCAGCGATCAGACCCGGCATGCGAATGCCCTGGAATTCCTCGACAATACGCTGAACCTGCACCTGCGCGCTCGTCTCGTGCCATTGATCGATAGCGAGGTCACCCTCCAGGAGCGAGTGCGGCTCGCCGACCGGTTCCTCGGCTTTACCTCGGCCTGA
- a CDS encoding carboxylesterase family protein: protein MHKNVNAARLAVATAVACVFIVTGIAQAQLPAQVEAELRKLGPVVEPGCTAKLMRPLFATKNDYNTYWPVDAATPNKNVRLYPGVTLMRDVSYGPEAKDVLDVFVPDKGPANRTVLIYIPGGAGNKIEQQAVEGNLFYDNVGKWAVDNGMVGITIQRGGTAAGQNIALAVDWVKANIAKYKGNPDSIFLWAHSAGNGPLGQYIGRPDLYGLGVKGAIFMSGNPPNPNPPAAGAGGGRGAGRGAGGGRGSAAGAGSGGRGGGFALGGNANGMIGTSTCTNTGGAGSSAGVIRGPSSSLPDQGAAAAQHRKDWAGTSPWRWDGNKWVSTGQQTTPPAAANAGRGAGGGRGSGGVFQVGGGVSSPGLPASFTTADGIKTTRAALAFAWAELDAGSAEGPPTAVKNIHDELCKLEGPKAKDGVGHCPTMMWFKGESHMSEVFSVGSIDKTVSGPVLAFIKKEQ, encoded by the coding sequence ATGCATAAAAACGTAAACGCTGCGCGCCTGGCGGTGGCGACAGCCGTCGCATGCGTGTTCATCGTGACGGGAATCGCGCAAGCGCAACTTCCCGCACAGGTGGAGGCAGAGCTTCGGAAACTTGGACCGGTGGTCGAGCCCGGCTGTACGGCGAAACTCATGCGGCCGCTGTTCGCGACAAAGAACGACTACAACACGTATTGGCCGGTCGACGCGGCCACGCCTAACAAAAATGTGAGGCTTTATCCCGGCGTAACGCTGATGCGGGATGTTTCCTACGGTCCCGAGGCAAAGGACGTGCTTGATGTCTTCGTTCCAGATAAAGGGCCTGCCAATCGTACTGTTTTGATCTATATCCCCGGCGGCGCCGGCAACAAGATCGAGCAGCAGGCGGTGGAAGGCAATCTCTTCTACGACAACGTCGGGAAGTGGGCGGTCGACAACGGCATGGTCGGCATCACGATTCAGCGTGGCGGAACGGCGGCCGGACAGAACATCGCTCTTGCCGTCGATTGGGTGAAAGCCAATATCGCGAAATACAAAGGCAATCCCGACAGCATCTTCCTGTGGGCGCACTCGGCCGGCAACGGCCCGCTTGGCCAATACATCGGACGGCCCGATCTGTACGGGCTGGGCGTGAAGGGCGCAATCTTCATGTCGGGTAATCCTCCGAATCCGAACCCGCCTGCGGCAGGCGCCGGCGGCGGACGCGGTGCCGGCCGTGGCGCCGGTGGCGGACGTGGCAGCGCGGCGGGAGCCGGCAGCGGCGGACGCGGCGGCGGATTCGCTCTGGGTGGAAATGCGAACGGTATGATCGGCACCAGCACGTGCACCAACACGGGCGGAGCCGGGAGTTCGGCGGGCGTGATCCGCGGACCGAGCAGTTCCCTTCCGGATCAAGGCGCCGCGGCGGCCCAACATCGCAAAGACTGGGCGGGAACGTCTCCGTGGCGTTGGGATGGAAATAAATGGGTCTCGACCGGCCAGCAGACAACTCCGCCAGCGGCGGCGAACGCGGGCCGTGGCGCCGGGGGCGGCAGGGGCAGCGGCGGCGTGTTTCAAGTTGGCGGCGGCGTCAGTTCACCGGGTTTACCTGCATCCTTCACAACCGCGGATGGCATCAAGACGACGCGCGCGGCCCTGGCTTTTGCCTGGGCTGAACTCGATGCCGGTTCGGCCGAAGGACCACCGACCGCAGTGAAGAACATTCACGACGAGCTTTGCAAGCTCGAAGGCCCGAAAGCAAAGGACGGCGTCGGCCATTGCCCGACCATGATGTGGTTCAAAGGCGAGAGTCACATGTCCGAGGTTTTTTCGGTCGGAAGCATCGATAAAACGGTCTCCGGACCCGTCCTCGCATTCATCAAAAAGGAGCAGTAG
- a CDS encoding DUF1592 domain-containing protein has protein sequence MLLIAILLAAAQSAAAQTAPRAMLDTYCITCHSDKLKTAGLSLESIDVSKPSANPEVWEKVIGKLRAASMPPPGRPRPDAAAYHAMAVWLENEIDRDWLAHPNPGRIGAVHRLNRTEYNNAIRDLLKLDVDVKSQLPGDETADGSFDNFADSLTISTAHMERYLSVARQVTRLATGLPPTLPTVDRFEIKLHVLQDDRQDEDLPLGSRGGMAIHYNFPVDGEYSIKVRLQRQYQDYIKGMGWPQQLDLRLDGRLLKRFTVGGEAKGRAAAASYEGDGEPGFAGDDSWEKYMQIGGDAGLDVRIPVGAGPHVVGVSFVREMWEPEGLTQPIQRGRVITNDAVYMDFANVGAVQIGGPYNPAGIAKDTPSRRAIFVCRPKSPSEETACATKILSKMARLAYRRPVKPADVSTLLDFFNSGRREAQARQGAASSRDAQARQGAASSRDAQGKDGGSFDAGIQFALERLLADPDFLLRIYRDTRQSENIYKLSDLEVASRLSFFLWSSIPDERLLDLAEKNQLTNPDTLEKEARRMLADPRATDSLVNNFASQWLNLRRVEESVVDPEKYPSYDLSLIQGFQRETELFVGSTIKDDRSVLELLNANYTFVNERLARHYGIPGVYGTRFRRVTLPDLNQRGGLLGQGSLLVTTSYPDRTSPVLRGKFLLNNIFGLPIPPPPPGVDTNLTENKAGAAPKSIRERLAQHRTSPTCNNCHSAIDPLGFALENYDVIGGWRTIDEAGKPVDATGTTPGGKSIQGLPGLRALLLEDPEQFPRTVTDKLMAYALGRRVEYYDRPSIRKIVHDAAAQNYKWSAVIIGIVKSPAFLMREKEPQKGQI, from the coding sequence ATGCTCCTCATTGCCATTCTTCTGGCCGCGGCTCAATCCGCGGCGGCGCAGACGGCGCCCCGGGCGATGCTCGACACGTACTGCATCACCTGCCACAGCGACAAATTGAAGACGGCAGGCTTATCCCTGGAGTCCATCGACGTCAGTAAACCCAGCGCGAATCCGGAAGTCTGGGAAAAGGTGATCGGGAAATTGCGTGCCGCCTCGATGCCGCCGCCGGGCAGACCCCGCCCGGATGCCGCGGCCTATCACGCGATGGCCGTCTGGCTGGAGAACGAAATCGATCGCGACTGGCTGGCCCACCCCAACCCCGGACGCATCGGAGCAGTCCATCGCCTGAATCGCACGGAATACAACAACGCCATCCGGGATCTCCTTAAGCTGGATGTCGATGTGAAATCGCAACTGCCCGGAGACGAAACCGCGGACGGCAGTTTCGACAACTTCGCGGATTCCCTGACCATCTCGACCGCGCACATGGAGCGCTATCTCTCCGTCGCGCGGCAGGTGACGCGCCTGGCAACCGGCCTCCCGCCGACCCTTCCAACCGTCGACCGCTTCGAGATCAAGCTGCATGTCCTGCAGGATGACCGCCAGGATGAAGATCTTCCTCTCGGTTCGCGTGGCGGAATGGCGATCCATTACAACTTCCCGGTCGACGGCGAATACTCGATCAAAGTCCGCCTCCAGCGGCAGTATCAGGACTACATCAAAGGCATGGGTTGGCCACAGCAGCTCGACCTTCGTCTCGACGGCCGTCTTCTGAAGCGCTTCACGGTCGGCGGCGAAGCGAAGGGCCGTGCGGCCGCGGCGAGCTATGAAGGCGATGGCGAGCCCGGCTTCGCCGGCGACGACTCGTGGGAAAAGTACATGCAGATCGGCGGAGACGCCGGTCTTGACGTCCGCATTCCCGTCGGAGCCGGTCCGCATGTGGTGGGAGTTTCGTTTGTCCGGGAAATGTGGGAACCGGAAGGCCTGACTCAGCCGATCCAGCGCGGGCGCGTCATCACGAACGATGCGGTCTACATGGACTTCGCGAACGTCGGCGCGGTCCAGATCGGCGGTCCGTATAATCCCGCCGGCATCGCCAAGGACACACCGAGCCGGCGCGCCATCTTCGTATGCCGGCCGAAATCCCCTTCCGAAGAAACGGCGTGCGCTACAAAAATTCTTTCCAAAATGGCGCGCCTCGCCTATCGCAGGCCGGTCAAGCCGGCCGATGTGAGCACGCTTCTCGACTTTTTCAACAGCGGCCGCCGCGAAGCGCAAGCCCGGCAGGGCGCAGCCTCAAGTCGCGACGCGCAAGCCCGGCAGGGCGCAGCCTCAAGTCGCGACGCGCAAGGTAAAGACGGCGGCAGCTTCGATGCCGGCATCCAGTTCGCTCTCGAACGGCTGCTCGCCGATCCGGACTTCCTGCTGCGGATTTACCGCGATACCCGGCAAAGCGAAAACATCTACAAACTGAGCGATCTCGAAGTCGCCTCGCGCCTCTCGTTCTTCCTGTGGAGCAGCATCCCGGACGAGCGCCTGCTCGATCTTGCGGAAAAGAATCAGCTGACGAATCCCGACACGCTCGAAAAAGAAGCCCGCCGGATGCTGGCCGATCCGCGCGCCACCGACTCTCTCGTCAACAACTTCGCATCGCAATGGCTGAACCTGCGGCGGGTCGAGGAGTCGGTTGTCGATCCGGAGAAGTATCCGAGCTATGACTTGAGCCTGATTCAGGGTTTTCAGCGCGAAACGGAATTGTTCGTCGGCAGCACCATCAAAGACGACCGCAGCGTGCTGGAGTTGCTGAACGCCAATTACACCTTCGTCAACGAACGGCTGGCGCGGCATTACGGAATTCCCGGCGTTTATGGAACACGCTTCCGCCGCGTGACGCTGCCGGATCTGAATCAGCGCGGCGGTCTGCTTGGACAGGGTTCTCTGCTGGTCACGACGTCGTATCCGGATCGAACGTCGCCCGTGTTGCGTGGAAAGTTTCTGCTCAACAACATCTTCGGTCTGCCGATTCCGCCGCCACCGCCGGGCGTCGACACCAATCTCACGGAAAACAAGGCCGGAGCAGCGCCGAAATCCATACGTGAAAGGCTGGCACAGCACCGGACGAGTCCCACCTGCAACAACTGCCATTCGGCGATTGACCCGCTGGGATTCGCGCTCGAAAACTACGATGTCATCGGGGGCTGGCGAACGATCGATGAAGCCGGCAAGCCCGTCGATGCGACCGGCACCACGCCGGGCGGGAAAAGCATTCAAGGCCTTCCCGGATTGCGTGCTTTGCTTCTGGAAGATCCCGAGCAGTTCCCGCGGACGGTGACGGACAAGTTGATGGCATATGCGCTGGGACGGCGCGTGGAATATTACGATCGTCCTTCAATCCGCAAGATCGTGCACGATGCGGCGGCTCAGAACTACAAGTGGTCGGCAGTCATTATCGGTATTGTGAAGAGTCCCGCATTTCTAATGCGGGAAAAGGAACCACAGAAGGGACAAATATGA
- a CDS encoding DUF1552 domain-containing protein, translating into MNFLESKSLSRRTVLRGMGAAVALPFLDAMIPAAKAASKPANRFLTFYVPNGMAMEYWSPKGEGSTFELSPILEPLAPFKDQMIVLSGVHASWNYIHAGASGSFLTGTPRGGKNEIEIIADVSIDQLLARHYSSETQVGSLELSLDTPANAGACTGNLSCAYTHTISWRNQTQPLPMEYNPRAVFERLFGDSGKTDWPAREARMMQHKSILDSVMTKLSSLKQELGPQDQAKVSEYTDSIRDVERRIQRAEEQRDIPLPAVEQPQGVPAVFEDHLAVMLDLQLLAFQSDLTRVISFMIGKEQSARPYPQIGVPEAHHPLSHHDNVPEIVAQMSKINRYHAELFSKYLAKLRATPDGDGTLLDHMMILYGSGISNSTRHAPDNLPLLLIGGGAGRLKGGRHIVYKEKPSMANLLVTIMDKMDVPVDKVGGSDGKLQLDGVGI; encoded by the coding sequence ATGAACTTCCTTGAATCGAAGTCGTTGTCGCGCCGTACTGTTCTGCGCGGAATGGGCGCCGCGGTTGCACTGCCCTTCCTGGACGCGATGATTCCCGCAGCAAAGGCTGCGTCGAAGCCGGCGAACCGTTTCCTGACCTTCTATGTGCCGAACGGCATGGCGATGGAATACTGGTCGCCGAAAGGCGAAGGCAGCACGTTTGAACTCTCGCCGATTCTCGAACCGCTCGCGCCATTCAAGGATCAGATGATCGTGTTGTCCGGAGTGCATGCGAGCTGGAATTACATTCACGCGGGGGCTTCCGGCTCGTTCCTGACCGGCACGCCGCGCGGCGGAAAGAACGAGATCGAGATCATTGCCGATGTCTCCATCGACCAGCTCCTCGCGCGGCATTACAGCAGCGAAACGCAGGTCGGATCGCTGGAACTATCGTTGGACACGCCCGCCAATGCCGGCGCCTGCACAGGCAATCTGAGCTGCGCGTACACGCACACGATTTCCTGGCGGAATCAGACGCAGCCCCTGCCGATGGAATACAACCCCCGCGCGGTTTTCGAGCGGCTGTTCGGCGACAGCGGCAAAACCGATTGGCCCGCGCGTGAAGCGCGTATGATGCAGCACAAAAGCATCCTGGATTCGGTGATGACCAAACTCTCCAGCCTGAAGCAGGAACTGGGTCCGCAGGACCAGGCGAAGGTCAGCGAATACACCGACTCGATCCGCGATGTCGAACGCCGCATTCAACGGGCTGAGGAACAACGTGATATTCCATTGCCCGCTGTCGAGCAGCCCCAAGGTGTGCCGGCGGTGTTCGAAGATCACCTGGCGGTGATGTTGGACCTTCAGCTTCTCGCGTTCCAATCGGATCTGACGCGCGTGATTTCGTTCATGATCGGAAAGGAACAGAGCGCGAGACCGTATCCTCAGATCGGCGTACCGGAAGCACACCATCCGCTGTCGCACCACGATAATGTTCCGGAGATCGTCGCGCAGATGTCGAAGATCAACCGCTACCACGCCGAATTGTTTTCGAAGTACCTCGCGAAACTGCGCGCCACACCCGACGGTGATGGGACCCTGCTCGATCACATGATGATCCTGTACGGCTCGGGCATTTCCAACAGCACGCGCCACGCGCCGGACAATCTGCCGCTCCTTCTGATCGGCGGCGGAGCCGGCCGGCTGAAAGGCGGCCGGCACATCGTATATAAGGAGAAACCGTCGATGGCCAACCTCCTGGTCACCATCATGGACAAGATGGATGTCCCCGTCGATAAAGTCGGCGGCAGCGACGGCAAACTCCAACTCGACGGCGTCGGCATATGA